A window from Lactiplantibacillus pentosus encodes these proteins:
- a CDS encoding YveK family protein, whose protein sequence is MEQIITFDFMVKLVRHYWKVLLSLTLLGGLIATVVTLWVVKPQYQANVQILVNRKHSSAGTDLTGQQADVQMITTYKELITNSVVLKPARQDLMDEHGLRRSVNTLKQAVSVTSTANSQVFSIVVRDHNASASAVIANQIATTFKSQVKQIIKVNNVTIVAPAETPDAPVSPKKMINILLGLVMGLLLGLVYASVRILTNRRVQTLEFLTDDLQLTSLGLVNHQPVVATKTDNLAAKQRPQTAAKPAIKRV, encoded by the coding sequence ATGGAGCAAATAATAACGTTTGATTTTATGGTCAAACTTGTCCGGCACTATTGGAAAGTTTTGTTGAGTTTGACATTGCTGGGCGGCCTGATTGCGACTGTCGTAACGCTGTGGGTCGTAAAACCGCAGTATCAAGCGAATGTCCAAATTCTGGTCAATCGCAAACACAGCAGTGCGGGAACTGATTTAACGGGCCAACAAGCCGATGTGCAGATGATCACCACCTATAAAGAGTTGATCACTAATTCGGTCGTCTTAAAGCCGGCTCGTCAAGATTTAATGGATGAGCATGGACTGCGCCGGTCAGTCAATACGCTTAAGCAAGCGGTGAGTGTCACGAGTACGGCTAATTCACAGGTGTTTTCAATCGTCGTCCGTGATCATAACGCGTCGGCCAGTGCGGTAATTGCCAATCAAATTGCCACGACGTTTAAATCGCAGGTCAAACAGATTATCAAGGTGAATAATGTGACGATCGTTGCGCCGGCTGAGACGCCTGATGCACCGGTTTCACCGAAGAAAATGATCAATATTCTGCTGGGATTGGTGATGGGACTGCTGCTGGGCCTGGTCTATGCCAGTGTTCGAATCCTGACGAATCGACGGGTACAGACCTTGGAATTTTTAACTGATGACTTACAACTCACGAGTTTAGGATTAGTCAATCATCAGCCGGTAGTGGCCACGAAGACAGATAACTTAGCCGCCAAGCAGCGACCACAGACTGCGGCCAAACCTGCCATCAAACGCGTTTAG
- a CDS encoding CpsD/CapB family tyrosine-protein kinase: MGLKRLKRKTTAETSGVQLTTITAPMSVVTEQIKTIRTNLNYAMVGKPLKTLMVTSAIQGEGKSTVAGNLAIEYAKKGLQVLLVDADLRRPTVHQTFGVPNQRGLSSWLSGQLEDVNDAIHPVLAHLFVMPSGPKPPNPAELLASDKMTEFLTVATRKLDLVIVDAPPVLPVTDARILAGQVDGTMLVVRQNGVEKTAVRQAVGALKKAHTQLLGAVLNDVDVKTHGYGYGYYGNDAN, from the coding sequence ATGGGATTAAAGCGATTAAAGCGAAAAACAACCGCTGAAACGTCGGGGGTGCAATTGACGACGATCACGGCACCGATGTCAGTGGTGACGGAACAGATTAAAACGATTCGGACCAATTTGAATTACGCGATGGTTGGAAAGCCATTGAAAACGTTGATGGTTACATCAGCCATTCAGGGGGAAGGCAAGTCTACGGTGGCCGGTAACTTGGCGATCGAATATGCCAAAAAAGGGTTACAGGTCTTATTGGTTGATGCGGATTTGCGGCGACCGACCGTCCATCAGACCTTTGGAGTGCCAAATCAACGCGGGCTAAGTTCATGGTTGAGTGGACAACTTGAGGATGTCAATGATGCCATTCATCCCGTACTAGCGCATTTGTTCGTGATGCCTAGTGGCCCCAAACCGCCTAATCCGGCTGAATTACTAGCGAGTGACAAGATGACTGAGTTTTTGACAGTCGCGACTCGTAAGTTAGACCTGGTGATCGTGGATGCACCACCGGTACTGCCTGTGACAGATGCTCGGATTCTAGCTGGGCAGGTCGACGGCACGATGCTAGTCGTTCGCCAAAACGGGGTGGAAAAGACGGCAGTCCGTCAAGCGGTCGGGGCATTGAAGAAAGCTCATACACAACTGTTAGGGGCGGTGTTAAATGACGTCGACGTCAAAACTCACGGATATGGGTATGGCTATTATGGCAACGATGCGAACTGA
- a CDS encoding glycosyltransferase family 4 protein, whose amino-acid sequence MKIVYVITQATWGGAQAHLYSLIQQQVRLGNTVTLVCGKTGWLSTRIGADFPSVDVVPISSLVRQIAPMRDLSAIHALRTLLRSKRPDVVHLHSSKAGMIGRLATAGSGFNVIFTVHGWGFTPGVGKKRQLLMKSIEKLLRHLTTYYICVSQFDYELGVQNGVITKRRPGCVIHNGVTALDTPLKPERRETFVLSMAARFDAPKRQDILIRALSELPEEVPIVCNLLGDGPLLQECKNLAVRLNVSSKVQFRGVVDNVQQYYRQSDVAVLISDYEALPISLVEALAQRLPIIASHVGGIDELIHENGFLVDNDPKQIAEKIILLYQSNQMAQLKRNSYRIYEHQYTEQAMLEQTQACYLQCLA is encoded by the coding sequence ATGAAGATTGTTTATGTCATCACGCAGGCCACCTGGGGCGGTGCGCAAGCCCATTTATATAGCTTGATCCAACAGCAGGTACGACTGGGCAATACCGTCACCCTAGTTTGTGGCAAGACGGGTTGGCTAAGTACGAGAATCGGTGCCGATTTTCCATCGGTGGACGTTGTGCCAATTTCCAGCTTAGTACGTCAAATTGCGCCCATGCGCGATTTAAGTGCCATTCATGCCTTAAGAACGTTACTGCGAAGTAAGCGTCCGGATGTTGTCCATCTACATTCCTCAAAGGCCGGAATGATTGGGCGGTTAGCGACAGCCGGGTCGGGCTTTAACGTCATATTCACAGTCCATGGATGGGGGTTCACACCGGGGGTCGGGAAGAAGCGGCAACTGTTAATGAAAAGTATTGAGAAGCTATTGCGCCATTTAACGACCTATTACATCTGCGTCTCGCAGTTTGATTATGAGCTGGGGGTGCAAAACGGGGTGATTACTAAGAGACGTCCGGGGTGTGTGATTCATAATGGCGTTACGGCGTTGGACACGCCGCTAAAGCCTGAACGTCGAGAAACGTTTGTGTTATCCATGGCGGCACGTTTTGATGCGCCCAAGCGACAAGATATCCTAATTCGGGCGTTGTCGGAGCTACCCGAAGAAGTCCCAATTGTCTGTAACCTACTGGGCGACGGGCCGCTGCTTCAAGAATGCAAAAATTTAGCAGTGCGTTTGAATGTGAGTTCGAAGGTGCAATTTCGGGGTGTCGTGGATAATGTTCAGCAATATTATCGTCAGTCCGATGTTGCCGTCTTAATCTCAGATTACGAGGCACTTCCCATCAGTTTAGTGGAAGCATTGGCACAGCGCCTACCAATAATTGCTTCTCACGTTGGTGGTATTGACGAATTAATCCATGAAAATGGCTTTTTAGTCGATAATGATCCCAAGCAAATCGCTGAAAAAATCATTTTACTCTACCAATCAAATCAAATGGCGCAGCTAAAACGTAATTCGTATCGAATTTACGAGCATCAATATACTGAACAGGCGATGCTAGAACAAACTCAAGCTTGCTATTTGCAATGCTTGGCTTAA
- a CDS encoding sugar transferase: protein MHEVEVNEAAADDEFQYKFMTQIGDPITGWRLGLKRCFDLSVGLVGTVLSAPIILLFAIIIKLTSDGPIFYKQERVGWMGTSFELIKLRSMYLDAEAKTGAVWARKNDPRITPIGRFMRKTRIDELPQFWHVLKGDMSLVGPRPERPVLTEKFSQQHPDFPKRLRIIPGITGYAQINGGYDITPGEKCQLDNYYIEHFSVWFDIRMLLGTVKVIFTGDGAR, encoded by the coding sequence ATGCATGAAGTCGAAGTGAATGAGGCAGCTGCGGATGACGAATTCCAATACAAATTTATGACCCAGATTGGTGATCCGATAACGGGCTGGCGACTAGGGTTAAAGCGTTGTTTTGATTTGAGTGTTGGCTTAGTGGGAACCGTGTTGAGTGCACCAATTATTTTATTGTTCGCGATTATTATCAAACTCACGTCGGATGGCCCGATCTTCTACAAGCAGGAACGCGTCGGCTGGATGGGCACGAGCTTTGAACTGATCAAGCTTCGATCGATGTATCTTGATGCGGAAGCAAAAACGGGTGCGGTCTGGGCCCGGAAAAACGATCCGCGGATCACACCGATTGGCCGTTTCATGCGCAAGACCCGCATTGATGAATTACCGCAGTTTTGGCATGTTTTAAAGGGCGACATGAGCTTAGTTGGCCCGCGCCCGGAACGACCGGTATTAACGGAAAAATTTAGTCAACAGCATCCTGATTTTCCTAAGCGATTGCGCATTATTCCAGGCATTACGGGCTATGCCCAAATCAATGGGGGCTATGACATTACGCCAGGAGAAAAGTGCCAGTTGGATAATTACTATATTGAGCACTTCTCAGTCTGGTTTGATATTCGGATGTTGCTGGGGACAGTCAAGGTGATTTTCACTGGGGATGGTGCACGATAA
- a CDS encoding glycosyltransferase — MTKVVHVLFSSKLGGAEQVAINISENLKTAYDFTYFSPAGSIQACLTDAEIDYRTFNPKRIFEFVRTMKAIDPDIIHAHDFKASFLVNLLFHHIPIVTHIHQAPRWQTGRNWKSIAFKYVGRKSARVLYVSDYAKESYRYQHQLSNVTIVPNGIDMARIVKMAGPKLAQTFDLLFVGRLAEVKDPEKFVEIAQQLLVTNPELTIGIIGDGVLKERISHLIQATPQIKLLGFQSNPYQYMAAAKVVLSTSKSDGFGLTMVEASLLGAIPIAPPVGGISQTAVKVNGFIYMQEDALIEFLTRLFSDAEFYCENKLRLANADLHYYDKSRFVDQIQRVYQEVLSDDRSR, encoded by the coding sequence ATGACTAAAGTAGTTCATGTCTTATTTTCTTCCAAACTAGGTGGTGCTGAACAAGTTGCCATTAATATCAGTGAAAATTTAAAAACGGCTTATGACTTCACGTACTTTTCGCCAGCTGGATCGATTCAAGCGTGCCTGACGGATGCAGAAATTGACTATCGAACTTTTAATCCAAAGCGAATTTTTGAGTTTGTGCGGACCATGAAGGCCATTGATCCTGATATTATTCATGCTCATGATTTCAAAGCCAGCTTCTTGGTTAATCTGTTGTTTCACCACATCCCAATCGTGACCCACATCCACCAAGCACCACGGTGGCAAACGGGTCGCAACTGGAAGAGTATTGCTTTCAAGTACGTTGGGCGAAAAAGTGCGCGAGTGCTCTATGTTTCGGATTATGCGAAAGAATCCTATCGGTACCAGCATCAATTATCAAATGTCACCATTGTTCCAAATGGGATTGATATGGCGCGAATCGTCAAGATGGCAGGCCCAAAACTTGCACAGACGTTTGATTTATTATTTGTTGGTCGTTTAGCAGAAGTGAAAGATCCGGAAAAATTCGTGGAAATTGCACAACAATTGCTAGTGACCAATCCTGAATTGACAATTGGCATTATCGGCGATGGCGTTCTTAAGGAACGAATTAGCCACTTAATCCAGGCGACGCCACAAATTAAGTTATTAGGTTTTCAGAGCAATCCGTATCAATACATGGCGGCTGCCAAGGTCGTGCTGTCGACTTCAAAATCAGATGGGTTTGGCCTGACGATGGTCGAGGCGTCGCTGCTAGGTGCGATTCCGATTGCACCTCCTGTAGGTGGCATCTCGCAGACTGCCGTGAAAGTGAATGGTTTTATCTATATGCAAGAAGACGCACTCATCGAATTCTTAACCCGTCTTTTTTCAGATGCGGAATTCTATTGCGAAAACAAATTAAGACTAGCGAACGCTGATCTACATTATTACGACAAATCCCGGTTTGTCGACCAAATCCAGCGAGTTTATCAAGAGGTTCTGAGCGATGATCGAAGTCGGTAG
- a CDS encoding tyrosine-protein phosphatase — protein MAIMATMRTDYVDLHCHLLPGLDDGPQTLAQSVTMARQAVADGIRYVLATPHHLDRHYQNPGPVVTAAVATLQAELERQQVPLTVFAGQEIHLSDDLVTSPQQLLGIDAGQRYVLLELPHEHVPNYLSQVVFELLQRGTVPIIAHPERNTEMIAHPERLYDLVQQGCLAQATAGSLVGDFGYQVKCTTLELIKCGLVQVIASDAHLMPQRSFRLRAGYQALAHLDESYVERFEANARHLLNGEKVMATAIVQPRRQRKFWLF, from the coding sequence ATGGCTATTATGGCAACGATGCGAACTGATTACGTTGATCTGCATTGCCATTTGTTGCCGGGGCTGGATGACGGGCCACAGACATTGGCGCAATCGGTCACGATGGCGCGTCAGGCGGTGGCCGATGGTATTCGTTACGTGCTTGCTACGCCGCACCATTTGGATCGGCATTATCAGAATCCAGGTCCGGTGGTCACTGCCGCAGTTGCAACTTTGCAAGCTGAACTCGAGCGACAACAAGTGCCGTTAACGGTGTTTGCCGGTCAAGAGATTCATCTGAGTGATGATTTAGTGACCAGTCCGCAGCAGCTGTTGGGGATTGATGCGGGTCAGCGTTATGTGTTGTTGGAACTGCCACATGAGCACGTTCCCAATTATTTGTCCCAAGTCGTGTTCGAATTATTGCAACGAGGGACGGTTCCGATAATCGCACATCCGGAACGCAATACGGAAATGATTGCGCACCCTGAGCGACTTTATGACTTAGTACAGCAGGGGTGTTTAGCACAAGCAACGGCGGGGAGTTTAGTAGGGGATTTCGGTTATCAGGTTAAATGTACAACGCTGGAATTAATTAAATGTGGGTTGGTGCAAGTGATTGCGTCGGATGCGCATCTGATGCCTCAGCGAAGCTTCAGATTGCGAGCGGGCTATCAAGCACTCGCACATTTGGATGAAAGTTATGTAGAACGGTTTGAAGCAAACGCACGGCACTTATTGAACGGGGAAAAAGTCATGGCGACTGCAATCGTGCAGCCGCGTCGACAACGAAAATTTTGGCTATTTTGA
- a CDS encoding glycosyltransferase, with amino-acid sequence MEISVVMSVYNERPEQVQQAISSILRQTYLPTEFIIVLDDPNQSDLKALLQDYDHQTDIIKLVLNRENIGLAASLNKAIELASNELIARMDADDISEPRRLELELDELKRRHLDLVSGNIAYMDENGIVTGGKSIIPEDERLIAKLLPYGSTIIHPTVLMRKSAIEQVGGYRLLPTAEDYDLWLRMLASGLKIGSINAQVLKYRLRDNSMTSNAWKTYIVSRYIQKLYAQRKRIGHDTFKSDDYDLFAKINDEPMRQKFNRGQYHFELAMYALRNKKIAHACYRIIKAMFTTKNNFQFVINYLSFRVIWFASERVR; translated from the coding sequence ATGGAAATCAGCGTAGTTATGAGCGTTTACAACGAGCGGCCTGAACAGGTCCAGCAAGCGATTAGTTCTATTTTGAGACAAACCTATTTACCAACTGAGTTCATCATTGTACTCGACGATCCCAATCAAAGTGATTTGAAAGCATTACTGCAGGATTACGATCACCAGACGGATATCATTAAGCTAGTGTTGAACCGAGAAAATATCGGTTTAGCGGCGAGCCTCAATAAGGCAATCGAGTTAGCCAGTAATGAACTGATTGCTCGCATGGACGCAGATGACATTTCAGAACCGAGGAGACTGGAGCTGGAGTTGGACGAGCTCAAACGACGGCACCTTGATTTGGTCTCCGGAAACATTGCTTACATGGATGAAAATGGCATCGTGACTGGCGGAAAGTCGATAATCCCGGAAGATGAACGGCTGATTGCGAAATTGTTGCCGTATGGGTCGACCATTATTCACCCGACTGTGTTGATGCGCAAGTCAGCTATTGAACAGGTTGGTGGATATCGACTGTTACCAACTGCAGAAGACTACGATCTCTGGCTGCGGATGCTCGCCAGTGGTTTGAAAATTGGGTCGATCAATGCGCAAGTTTTGAAGTATCGCTTGCGTGACAATAGCATGACGAGTAATGCTTGGAAGACCTACATTGTTTCGCGATATATTCAGAAATTATATGCGCAACGAAAACGTATCGGCCACGACACCTTTAAATCTGACGACTATGATTTATTCGCCAAAATAAATGATGAGCCGATGCGCCAAAAGTTCAATCGTGGCCAGTATCATTTTGAATTGGCAATGTACGCGTTGAGAAACAAGAAAATTGCCCATGCTTGTTATCGAATTATCAAAGCGATGTTTACGACTAAAAACAATTTTCAGTTTGTCATCAATTATCTCAGCTTCAGGGTCATTTGGTTTGCAAGTGAGCGCGTACGGTGA
- a CDS encoding NAD-dependent epimerase/dehydratase family protein encodes MKALVTGGAGFIGSHLVDHLVEAGFDVVVVDDLSMGAISNIKHWEDVTIYVADVCNDEFMQQLLADERPDYIYFLAAIASVADSIERPAETHAVNHTAVFNLLEYIRKIQLPIKQFLFTSSAAVYGNLPELPKREDSRVAPVSPYAIDKYATERFVLAYGELYDLPTVCVRFFNVYGPRQNPSSPYSGVLSILTDCLKYQRPFTLFGDGSQTRDFVYIQDVIQALWLITEKQVQHEVINIANGSETSLNGIIKMYQEIAGQSLEIKQAEQRGGEVAHSVASIGKLARLNYSTEWPLRKGLTKYWEGERADA; translated from the coding sequence ATGAAAGCATTAGTAACGGGGGGCGCGGGCTTCATTGGGTCGCACTTGGTCGATCATTTGGTAGAAGCTGGCTTTGACGTAGTGGTCGTTGATGATTTATCGATGGGAGCCATCAGCAACATCAAGCATTGGGAGGACGTCACGATTTATGTCGCTGATGTTTGTAATGATGAATTTATGCAACAACTACTTGCAGACGAACGACCAGATTACATTTATTTCTTGGCCGCTATCGCAAGTGTTGCGGATTCAATTGAACGACCAGCAGAAACGCATGCCGTCAATCATACGGCCGTATTTAATTTATTAGAATACATTCGCAAGATTCAATTGCCAATCAAACAATTTCTGTTTACCTCATCGGCGGCTGTCTATGGCAATTTGCCAGAGTTACCTAAGCGTGAGGACTCCCGGGTCGCACCAGTTTCACCTTATGCGATTGATAAATATGCGACGGAACGGTTTGTGCTGGCATACGGTGAGTTATACGACTTACCGACCGTCTGTGTCCGGTTCTTCAACGTGTATGGGCCACGCCAAAATCCGAGTTCACCATATTCAGGTGTCTTATCAATTTTAACGGATTGCTTGAAATATCAACGACCATTTACCTTATTTGGCGATGGTAGCCAGACCCGTGACTTCGTCTATATTCAAGACGTCATCCAGGCACTTTGGCTAATTACGGAAAAGCAGGTCCAACACGAGGTCATCAATATCGCCAACGGTTCTGAAACGAGTTTGAACGGCATTATTAAGATGTATCAGGAGATTGCGGGCCAGTCATTGGAAATCAAGCAAGCGGAACAACGCGGTGGAGAAGTCGCACATTCCGTGGCAAGCATTGGCAAGTTGGCGCGGCTGAACTATTCGACTGAGTGGCCGTTAAGAAAAGGATTGACTAAATATTGGGAAGGGGAACGGGCGGATGCATGA